The Fimbriimonadaceae bacterium nucleotide sequence AGCCCCACGGGTAAGGCGGCAAACGCAAAAAAGCCGCAAATGGCAAACGCGAAACACATCATGGCATAGTGGTTAGGTCGATCCATAAACGTCAGTAAAATAACACCGCCAGTGGCCAGCCAGAAGGAGACTTTGAAGATCTCCAGATATCTGTCAGCACAGCAGTCGGGCACAGCCAATGTAAAATGGAATGACAGACACTCTTTTCAGTTGCCCCACCCCACCCTCGTCTCCGTCGCCCACAGTTCTCCTCCTCCCCCACCTCAATTCCGTTGCCCACAGTTCTCCTCCTGCCCCACCTCAATTCCGTTGCCCACAGTTCTCCTCCTCCCCCACCTCGATTCCATTTGCCCACAGTTCTCCTCCCCCCCCCCCCCGATTCCCCTTTGCCCCACACCCCCCCCCCCCCCCCCCTTTCGAGAGCTCAAACAAAATATGTTTGCGACCGGGCTCCCTTCCGATGGTGCCATCCAGATTGCCAAAGAAAAACTCAACGCGGATCCGATTTGTCCCTCCGGGTGCATTATGTCCACAATGACATAGACCTTCTGTAAACGTGTTGCCGTCAATCCTAACCGATGTTGGATGTACTACCACGACTTTACCGCCTACACCTGCTCGGGCCAAACGTACTATAACTGCAACGGCTACGTTTGGGAGACGGCTGAAGAGTCTTGTCTGTGCAGCATTCCGCCTCAAGACAATTTACCAACCGGTTGCGTTCCTCCGGTTCCTCCGGGCTATAAATTCTGCGTGCCTAATGGCGGCGGAAGTTAAGGGCAAGTCGATTGAAGTCCCCTTCCTGGACCGGTCTCTTGCTGGACTGTTGGGAGGGTTTCTCGGGGGCTGGCTCGTCGACGTCCTATCGAGGGCGACCCTTGGCCCGCTTCGCATGGCCTCGCTCTCCATCGCCTCGGGAATCCGGCCTCCCTGGATTTATAGTCCCGGCCATTGGACGACCCTCGATTTGGCACCCTCTTCATACGTGCTCGTCGCTCTGACCTCGGTCGCTTCAATTGTCGTGCTGGAGTTCGGTTTGCGACGCGCGTTCCCTGCCACCGCTATCGGCTTGGGACTGCTATGTCTTGTGCTTACGGCAACCGCGGGCTATTTAGCGTACATCCTCCACTTACCGTTCTGGATCGACTTCTTGTGGAACTTGTTCGAACGGACCCTGGCGCTGTCCTTAGCGTGCCTTGGCGCATTTAGCGTCCAGACCCTGGTCAGGAGAATTTGGTATTGAGAAAGGCTCTAAGCTTCGTCGAGGTCTTGGTGGTGATCGCCTTGCTTGCGGTCCTTGTCGCCATCATCTACCCTGTCTTTGGCAACTCGAGACGAGGGGCCCGGGAGACGAACTGCGTCAGCAACTTGCGGCAGCTCTATGCTGCTTGGGCCCTATACGTCGATGCAAACGAGGGCCGGCTTCCGAGCAACATGGCTCAGTTTGTCGGCGAGAGCGCAAAGCCCGTAGCCCTTTGCCCTTCCGACCCGTTAGGCGGTGCTAACACGGAGTCCTCGAAAGCGCTTCAGAGCCCCGTCTCTTACTTCTACGTGCCGACACAGGACTACTTCCTAAACGCGATAGCCGCCGCCGATCCCAATCACGGCATCCTGGTCGATCTCATGCACGGGGAGCGGAAGAAAGTGGTCAAGGATCCATTTCTGGATACGAAGGGTCTCGTCTTTCGTGGGCTCTTGGACGGCTCCGTCCACCGCGCCCGCGTCGACCATATGTGCCTCAATACTGCCCGAGGAGAAGTCGTGGCGCGACCCCATTGGACCATCTTCACCGACGCCCTTCCGTGTCCTGAACCGTGGTGCCTAGCCGGTTCCACACCCTGCTCGCGCTGACGCCGCCCGTAGTCGCAGGCTGTCCGCAGGTCGGCGGCAGCCGACCGAAGGATCCCTGCGCTTATGCGACCGCTCGGACTCCGCAGGTATCGACCCATCGCTGCCGCACGGGCGGACAGCCTGCGCCCACGGGTCACCGCGTCTGCCAGCTCTTCCAATAGTCCGGGTCTTCGATCGCCACCGCGTCCTCGGTCATGTAGAGCGGGTGGAAGGTGTCGAGCATGACGGCGAGCTCCTCGGTCTTGGTATGGCCGATGCTGCGCTCGACCGCGCCGGGCTGGGGGCCGTGGGGGATGCCGAGCGGGTGCATGGTGATCGAGCCCTCCTCGATGCCCTTGCGCGAGCCGAACTTGTCGTTGCAGTAGTAGAGCACCTCGTCGCTGTCCACGTTCGAGTGGTTGTAGGGGATGACGATCGCCTCCGGGTGGAAGTCCAGCATGCGCGGGCAGAAGGAGCAGACGACGAAGTTGTGCCCGGCGAAGGTCTGGTGGATCGGCGGCGGTAGGTGGAGCTTGCCCGTGATCGGCTGGAAGTCCAGGATGTTGAACGTCCACGGGTAGACGTAGCCGTCCCAGCCCACGATGTCGAACGGGTGGAACTTGTAGTGGTACTTCGTGTACCGCCCGCGCGCCTTGACCACCACGTAGTAGTCGCCCGCCTCGTCGTACGTCTTCAGCTCGACCGGCGGATGGATGTCGCGCTCGCTGTAGGGCGCCTCCTCGAGGAGCTGGCCGTACTGGTTGCGGTAGTTCTTGGGGATCGTGACCGGCCCGTAGCTCTCGATCGTGAGCATGCGCACGGGCAGGCTGTCGAAGCGCAGCCGCCAGATCGTGCCGCGCGGGATGACGATATAGTCGCCCGGTTTGAACGGCACGTCGCCGTACATCGACTCCAGCACGCCGCTGCCGTCGTGGATGAAGAGCACCTCGTCCGCCTGGGCGTTTTTGAAGAAGTCCTGCATCTGCTCGGCGACCAGGGCCTGGTTCCAGACGCAGTCGTTGTTGCCCATGAGCGGGATGCGCCCGGTGATGGCGTCGCCGCACGGCTTCAGCCGCGCGGTCTTGAAGTGCCGGTGCCGCAAGGCCTCGTCCTTGACGTAGCGCGGCTCGACCGGCCCCATGTCCTCCCACCCCGCGACCTCCGTCGGCAGGTTGATGTGGTACATGGTCGACATCATGTCGCTGAACCCGTGGGTGCTGAAGAGCTGCTCGGAGTAGAGCGAGCCGTCGGGCTTGCGGAACTGCACGTGCTTCTTGGCCGGAAGCTGGCCGAGTCGGTGATATCGCGGCATCTTGGCTCTATTCTACGCTTAGCGCGCATTCCCCTGGGCAGTGCCGTGGGTGTTCACCGAACAGGGGGTGGCGGGGCACTACCATCCCGCCACCCTGGCCACCTGCCCCGTCGAATCACCTCCGAAAACCAATGGAACGCTCGACAAGAGGGCAAGTTGGCGGTATCTTGACCGTGGTATGAGAATGGTTCTGTTTCTGGCTGCGATGCTTCCCGGAGCGGTCTTGGCAGGGGCAAGGGTCGAGGTTTTTCTGTGCAGCAACCGTTCTATTGGAGTGGCACAAACTGCCGAGCCAATGCAGATGCCGTCATAGAAGGGATTGGCACACAGGGCTTTACCGAGATCCGACTGTATGTGAACGGCGAAGAGGTGGAAAGAAACACGTGCGAACCAGGGCTACCTTTCCTCCAGCACGTTTCGGTTGGGGACATGATTGACTCGACGCACTTCACCGACGGAACTCTAGCATCGCTCAGAGCTGAAGCGGATGGAACTGACGGCCTTACATACCATTCAGCGACAAAAACGATGCCGAATGGGTTGCAGGAAACCCAATGTCCGGTGAAAGGTACAGGCCAATCTTGCCGCTTCGTCAGGCGGCTAACGGATCGGGACTGCCCCCCTTCAACACTGGTTCGATACCGATTAACTTGGCATTTCTCCAGTGCTGCCACACTGGAGAAACGAATCAGTTTGCAGAGGGCTTCCTTTTCCCGTATGGCAATGCGTACGCAGGAATTTCTGAGTTCCCTGAGAATCAGGCACAGTGCGGATACATCGGAGGTGTGCTCCTCAATCTGTATCGTCCGCTCGCGCAGGCGTTCTTCTTGGCGTTAAAGCAGGGCTACAATGTCCACTATGCGAGGCTTGCGGCTGAGACTGTGTTTGGCCCAAGCGTGGATATCGACGATCCTGTTCCCCAAGGACAGGAGCACCGACTTATAATTTGGGGCGATCATGCCACAAAATAAAAGGCGTGTACGAGGGCGTAGTAAGTTCAACCCCTAATCTCAGTTGGCATCGGTAACATCATGAAACTCACAATGCTTGGCCTCGTTATTGCCGCTCTGGCTTTAGCGGTGATCTTAAGAGTCGATTCAGCGGATGTCACCGCCGAAGAGGCGGCTTCCAGGTGCCGAGCACTACTGAAGAAGTTGAAAATTGAGGCGCCCACCGATGCGTACACTTGCCGTAAGTTGGACGGTGGCGACTTCTGGCACTGGCAGTGCTCAGTCGTTGGTGGGGGGCGGGACCTTTTCATCCTCGTAACACCGAAGGGCGACGTCGTTCGGATCAACGATGGGCAGCTGAGCTACGACATAGCCCGAAACGTGGGAGCTAACAAGAGCAAGGCATTTGAAAGCGAACTTGAGGCGGCTACCAGGCTCAGAGAAATTGTGGACGCCGTCCGTGGAGAGTGCCAAGTTCGTCGAACCGACTTCAAGTTCGTGCAGAATGGTTCTGGCGACCCACCAAGGCGAACCAAGACCTATGCGGCTTATGAGGGGCTGACAGCAGGTTATCCAGTCGTGTCTGACGTCAGCGTAGGATGCAGGATCACGCTGTGCGCCCAGACAGGACGTTTCATTGATTTCCACCAGAGTTGGCAAGAACCCGATCATAGAGACCCCGCTCGGCTCAACCTAGACGAAGCAGCTGCTCGATCCGCTTTGGCTAAGGTAGCGAAAGGCAAGCATTGGGCTCAGATCACGCCAAAAGTTGG carries:
- a CDS encoding homogentisate 1,2-dioxygenase, translated to MPRYHRLGQLPAKKHVQFRKPDGSLYSEQLFSTHGFSDMMSTMYHINLPTEVAGWEDMGPVEPRYVKDEALRHRHFKTARLKPCGDAITGRIPLMGNNDCVWNQALVAEQMQDFFKNAQADEVLFIHDGSGVLESMYGDVPFKPGDYIVIPRGTIWRLRFDSLPVRMLTIESYGPVTIPKNYRNQYGQLLEEAPYSERDIHPPVELKTYDEAGDYYVVVKARGRYTKYHYKFHPFDIVGWDGYVYPWTFNILDFQPITGKLHLPPPIHQTFAGHNFVVCSFCPRMLDFHPEAIVIPYNHSNVDSDEVLYYCNDKFGSRKGIEEGSITMHPLGIPHGPQPGAVERSIGHTKTEELAVMLDTFHPLYMTEDAVAIEDPDYWKSWQTR
- a CDS encoding prepilin-type N-terminal cleavage/methylation domain-containing protein; its protein translation is MRKALSFVEVLVVIALLAVLVAIIYPVFGNSRRGARETNCVSNLRQLYAAWALYVDANEGRLPSNMAQFVGESAKPVALCPSDPLGGANTESSKALQSPVSYFYVPTQDYFLNAIAAADPNHGILVDLMHGERKKVVKDPFLDTKGLVFRGLLDGSVHRARVDHMCLNTARGEVVARPHWTIFTDALPCPEPWCLAGSTPCSR